A stretch of DNA from Coccidioides posadasii str. Silveira chromosome 1, complete sequence:
TATCACTTTCCTTTGTCTATTTAAGACAATCAGCTTTTGTCCTGGCTAAGTACGCGGCGACGCGTCTGGAGAACGAGTCCCTTTTGACTCTCAGCATAAATAAATACATCCATCATGGCGGCAATGAAGGTGGCCGCACCCCAGAGAAAACGAATCTTGAAAGTCCTATTTACCTCTCTCCTCTTGGATCTGGTAGGTTTTCGGAGAAGCTTTGCCTATTTAACTGACCTCCTTGGGCCCTTTGGAGTGCCCGTTAGCTGACCGCTGCGAAGATCTCTTTTACCTTCATCTTGCCTCTCTTCCCGTCCCTCCTCACTTTCTACCTGCAGCGAGATCCTTCGCCAACTTCCCTCCTAAACCGCATACTCCACTACCTCAACGCCTATAAGAATGCCTTTGCAAAGCCCATCGACTCCAGATATGACGTTGTTCTCCTTGGAGGAGCCCTCGGTTCTCTCTTCTCATTCCTCCAAGCGATCGCAGCCCCGTTCATTGGGCACATCTCCGATAAAAAGGGGCGCCGCACCGCTTTGCTCTGGTCGATGATGGGAAATATAGCGAGTGTTGTTCTGTGGGTTGCAGCAACGGACTTTCGAACGTTTCTCGGCAGCCGCATCGTGGGCGGACTGAGCGAAGGGAATGTACAGATTGCGAATGCGATTGCGACCGATATAAGTGATGAAAACCAGAGGGGGGGAACGATGGCACTTGTTGGTGCTTGCTTCAGCATCGCGTTTACGTTTGGGCCTGCAATTGGAGCAGCACTGGCGAATGTCACAGCCGTCACGGACAATCCGTTCGCTGTTGCCGCGGGATGCTCGCTCCTATTGATATTGGTAGAGACTGTTTACATCTACTTCTGCTTACCGGAAACGCATCCACGATATTCCAAGTTGGTCGACAAGAAGCCTTCTCCTGAGGAGTCTCTGCAGAAGCAACCCGTCGATAAAGCACATAGCGATAAAAGGGAAACGACACCGTCCTGCCCTCGAAAATACACCAACAACCCCTCCCTCCTCAATATAACGcatttcctcttcctcctccctTTCTCGGGCCTCGAAttctctctccctttccTCACAGCCACACTCTACTCCCAAATATCTCCCGCACACTCAGCAGCCAACCCTTCCGCCCTCAACGGCCGTCTTCTCTCCGTCATGGGcctcctctcctccctccTCCAGGGGTCCATAGTCCGCCGTCTCCCACCCCTGCTCACCGTGCGCATCGGGGTCCTGACATGCACTCTATCATTTTTCTTCCTAGCGCGCATCTCTTCGCTCTCCGGGCTATACGCCGCAGGCTGTTTACTCGCCGTGACCAGCGCCACGGTGGTCACCGGGCTCAACAGCCTGGGAAGTCTTGAGGCCGGGGAGGGTGACCGAGGCGTGTTCCTGGGCCGGCTGAGAAGCTGGGGACAGGCGGGGAGGGCCACGGGGCCAATGCTTTTCTGTACTTTGTTTTGGTGGGGTGGAAGGGAGGTCGCCTATAATGTCGGTGCTGTCGCCATGTTGGGTGTTTGTGCGGTTGTTTTTGGCGCTTTGAAATCCCCGGTGAGTGGGAACAAGATTGGGAAGAGGtgattcctttttttctgaGGTGATTCGGATCATACATACATTTGCATTGGTTGGatacatatacatacatacgtacATACAAAAGCTCTGGGATATGGAGTATCTCTGGCTTCTCTTACAAAAAGAATATGGTCTTGCATATTGGCTAGGTTCTTTCTTTAGAAATTACATAAGAATATGGAGTATTCAGCTCATAATACTTATGGTATTCGATGGTCGGCGGCAAATTCCATGCGTTCTTCAAAGAGTCCATCCTGCGAGCTTGCAAGCTTGACAGGCTGGCAAAGAAAGGCGACCTTGGGCCCATTGTGCCATGGAAGAGGCTCCCCAACTTCCGCAAAGCGCCCACTGCTGAGACCAAGCATTGCACAGTTCTAcggtctacggagtacattgcagttcaaaaaaaaaaaaaaaaaaaggaatccaTAATAATCACCTGACAACTCATATTGGAGAACCGGGCTACTCTAGTGCCATTGCTGTTGATGCAGGACGATGTGAACTCCGTCGTAAGAAACCTCCTTCCTCCCATCCCATCCCAAACCCCAATTTGCTAGGTCATTTAAAGTACAATTAAAGGAGAAATAGAAGAGAAGACCAAGCCCCTCGATTGAAAAGAAGTTTAGATGTGAAGCAAAGGCGAAATGTAGGGGAAGACGGGGGGACAAAAGgcaaataaaaaaaaacCGAATGCACGCTAAAGAGTCAGAAAGCCTTTCTTATAATTCCCTGTATTTCGTTCTTTTGAAAATGCTGATTTTCGTGGAATGCTGAGATGCGATGTTGAGATATTGGGGATTTTGGGGGGGAAAACTGTGAAAATGGCCGCGAGCAAGGATGAAGAGGGAAAAGGgcgcgagagagagagaaaccGTCAATCGTAATCACAAAGCCATATAGATCAAAGCAAAAGTCATAGGAGAACGCCGACTGAACCGCATTGGTTGCCGGATAAATATTTGAACCATAGCTCAGAGCTCGTCGCAGGAAATCAATTTGGCTGATTCCTACATGACTGCGCATTCTAGGTTAGATGCTTTTCGTCTTTACTGTGCCGGCGCAGCTTCGCCTCCTTGGTTATGGTATGAACCACGTCCCCGCCCACTTCTGAAATCTCCTCGGCCACGACCGCGGCCACGGAACTCACCGCGGTCTCCACGAAAATGTCCTCGGCCACGATGGCCATCACCTCTTGGACCACGGTTACGGAATCCTCGACCACGTCCACTGTTCTGTCTAGCGTGATGAACAACGCGTTCGAAGCCGTCGCCAGGTTGAGTTTCTTCGGCCGGAGCAGGTAGTCTCACTGGAACGTCTTCAGCCCAACTATTCGCAAATTGAGAGGGTAGTTGCGGACCTTCTTGTGTCGAAGCTGGAGGAGCTTCGGCCGTCTTTAGTGGAGTCTCAACATCCACCCACTCCTCGCCAACTTGGGAGGTGGTGATTGACGCCTGGGGTTCCCATGCAGCCTGCGCCATGGGGTTGGCAGCTCCATTAGTCACAACAGTCTGAGCAGGAACAGTCTCTGCTGGTTGAGAGGGAGCAGATGTCACGCCGTTTGAAGTCGGAGCTTGCGCCATCAAAGTCTGATCTTGTAGCTCAGTCATGCCGGCGTTCGCAAGGGTTGGGTCAGTTGTTTGGATAGTTTCAGCAACGGGCGCGGATTCGGTAGGCTGCTGAGCCTCTTCGGTCCACGTAGCCTCAGTAGGAGGCATGTAATCCAGTGAAGCCTGTTTGACTCTCGAGTCTGATACTTCATTAGCATATAGAGGTTAATAATGACCGAAATTCCCGTAATAACTTACATGGAACCTCAAGAAGCTCGCCTTCAACACCGGGGACCTTCTCATCTGCACCCTGGATCAATTTGTTCATTGCGTCCACAGCTTCGGGGGTTCCACCATAGACCTGGAACAGTGATCCTTCAAAAGCACGACTGTCGCTTGAAGTTTCATCTCCACTGCGTCTCATTGCTGCCGCAGCTCGCAAGAATTTACTGAGGGTCAGCAATCGCTCCCTAAAGTCCTTCTCTGCAGCTTGCAAGGTCTCGGCAACAACATCCTGTTTGATGGAATCCAATTCCTCTTTATGAGCTTTGTCGAGTTCCTCCTTTTGCTTCTCAAGGCGATCGTTGTAGTAAGCGCCATATTGTTTGAATTGAGAGAGCTGTTCTTCGATAGACGCGATATTCTCTTGGAGGACGGGCTTCTTCAGGACTTGCGCCTTTTGATCGGCGTTGATTTTCTTGGATGTGACAAGGTCATCAAGGGACACTCCAGGGTTTTCAGCAATAATGGCATCCACCTTTGCTGTTGCATTCTAAATAGacgagaaaagaaaattctgTCAGTATCTGCTGGCTCTGAGAAGATGTCAGTGGAGAGTTGGGACTCACAAGCTTCTTGGTCGCATTTCTCAAACTCCTATGAGATAAAACAGCGTCAGCAACGTGTGATTGCAGGCCTTAAACCACTGACAAGTGCATAAGAACAGCCAAGTTCATACTTTTGAAGTTCTTTCAAGAAGGGAAACTCATGAGAGGCGCCGTTGACAGGAGCTTCGGTGGACGTGGTTGGTTCCTGGACTGGCGGGGTGGATGGAGCAGCGGCGGCCTCAGCCTTGCCACGCTTCTTCTTTGAGCTCTTAGAGTCCACCTGTGGAGCGTTGGAGACTGCTGGTGAAGACATGATTGGGAAGGACGAGTCGCGACGTGGGTGTCGTGTGATGTGAGATTGAACGAGGAAAGGTTCTCAGAAGAAGGGCAGAGAGGGGAAGCAGGCAGCAAGAAAATGCGCGTAGCAAAAAGCTTTAGAGgctttaaaaagaaaagaatcaGAGAGGCGTACGAGCTAAGAGTGAGTAGAAGTTGGTAGCGAGGAGGAAAGCTGGAGGAAGCAAGGAGTTTGTTGTTGATTTTCGGGTGAGGCTTTGTGGAGTTCAAACCCGCAGCCTCAAGTGGACAATGCGCACGGTCCCTTTGAACCCCCAGCCGTGTGGTTTCCCAGCACTCCGCTGGTTTTACacgtctactccgtactcccaGTAGTTTCACACTGCTAGGTGCAACATCCGACTCGCTATCGCCCGTTTTCTACGTCTCAACTGTATTTACGCCTGTAAACCGTGGATACTGGTACACTTCAACTCTAAATTCGATGCTTCAATGCTTCATACTGATGAGACACACACAGATGGAAGGAAAACATGAAAAAAGAGGCTGTCTGCCCCCGTGTTTCACCTATCCCGGGTATCATATGAATTTCGTTATCGAAAGCCTGAACGCCAACATCCTGCAAGAATGAAGCCCATTGTCTGCGACTTTGCCACATATTTTCCGTTCTTTATCCCTTAAACTTCCGTAAAGTTCCCTAGGAAATCCAGACGCATCAGCAATGCTTCAAGGAGACCAGGATCAGTTCGCTGAGGACGTACCTCGGTGACTCTTCGGATGCTTTTCGCAGATATGGTGGCCTCCCCGCTTTTCTTTGACGTGATTGAGGCCTCTCGCATTAACCTGGAAAACGGGACATGGTGGTTGTTAACATTGCACTTCGACCACCAAGCACAAACAAAAACATGACCGTCCAAAAACATTTAAGGAGGGTCAAGGTGGCAACGACTTACTCTTTCATGAAGAGCATGTAGTCCAAAAATATCTGCATAGTAGACAAAATGCATCAGCGAGTCTGATTCCAGATAAAATCAAGGCTATCCTGCTGTAGAAGCTGATTGAACACCGTGCGACCCACGAGAATGTCTGCGTTCTTGCTGAGGTTCTTCCGCGTATGGGCCTTGACAATGCGCTTGACTGTCGCCCGCGGATATAGCTTTGGTGCAACGACCATGCTTCCTATGGATAACCCAGCTAGCTGCCAGCACAATGCCGGTCCTCAAGTTAACGCCAGGCCCCCTTCTCTTGCACCGGCTGACCTCTGTTGTTCGGAGCTGGATGTTTGGTTGTAGCGCGATGTTCTACGAAAGTTCGGCGCAGAAGACCAGCAAACAGCCCAAACACGCCAAGGATAACCTTACCGCTTAGTCATGCTTCGCCACAATGATGTCATCTTGGCACGAAGGGTTACGCTAGTCTAGAATAGGGAAGGCGTCTGCTGACAGTGGCTAACGTGAGCAGATCAGCCACCCTGATTGGCCGGGGGTTCAACGCAGCTCGCGCACGCAGCAAAAACAGGCGGGCGGAAGTGACAGGACGCTGCGCCGGGCGGTTGGCTGCTCTGGCTGCCCTGGCCGCTGATATTATTTACTCTCAGCCGGCTCGCCTCCATGCAGGGCTAGCATGCCGTTGCAATTGACTTTTCCGTCGAGGATCTGACGTGCATGTGAACACAAATCagagcctttttttttgcttttccgTCAGAGGGGAGTGACCTAAGCTCCCGAGATCGCCTGACTGGGTCCGACTCGGGACATTTGGACCTCCAACGAGCAACTTCCATCGGGCTCTGCGGGCCATcctcaccaccaccaccaccaccaccaccatgCGTTTCGGAAAGACCCTGAAGTCCTCCATATATGCCCCATGGAAGGATCATTATATCGACTACCATAAGCTGAAGCGGTTGCTTCGAGAGCACGAACCGAAGTCGGACGGGGCTGACACCCAGTGGACGGAAGACGACGAGGAGAATTTCGTTCAAGAACTGGTGAATATCCAGCTCGATAAAGTAAACGCATTCCAGGTCCAGACATATAAGCAGCTTCGCGATCGAACGTCAGAATGTGAGGCCACATTGGAACCGCTGACTCTCGACGCCGACGTGAGCCACATCGAGGAGCAGCAGAGGGAAACTATCGCACGAGAGGCCTTGGAGAAGCTGGATGGGATCATCAAGGAGCTAAGCGAGCTGGAAAAGTTCAGCCGCATAAACTTCACGGGCTTTTTGAAGGCGGCGAAGAAACATGATCGGAGAAGAGGCGCCCGGTACAGAGTCCGGCCGTTGCTTCAAGTGCGGCTGTCCCAGCTGCCCTTCAATTCAGAAGATTATTCTCCCCTTCTGTACCGCCTCTCCGCGATGTATTCATACGTTCGCCAGATCCTCGATTTCAGTCCTGGCCACGTTAGAGATATGCCCACCGTTGACGCTCACCTCGGCCATGATGTCTATACCTCTCACAAATTCTGGGTCCATGTCGACAATATCATGGAAGTGAAGACCTATATACTTCGTCGCTTGCCTGTCTTACTTTATAACCCGAATACCTCGAAGGAGTTGGACTTGGGACAGGGCGACCCAACCATCACTTCACTCTATTTCGATAATCCTAGATTTGACCTATATACCAAAAAAATTCAGAGGTCAACTGGTGCTGGCTCCTTGCGACTTCGATGGACTGGCAAGTTGCAAGACAAACCGGAAATGTTTCTCGAAAAGAAGGTCATGGGTGAAAGTGGAAGCAGCCGCGAGGTCAGGATCAGCCTTAAGCAAAAGCACATCCAGTCATTCCTAGAAGGGAATTATAAAATGGAGAAAATCATCAACAGAATGCAGCGGCAGGAGAACGTGAACCAGGACCGCATAAACGCCTTGAAGAGTGATATTGAAGAAATCCagagcttcatccagcaGAATCAGCTCCAGCCAATGGTGCGAGCAAACTACACTCGAACGGCATTTCAGATCCCGGGCGATGACCGTGTTAGGATATCCCTGGATACAGATTTGGCTTTAATACGGGAAGATTCGTTGAATCTTGAACATCCCTGTCGTAACCCGGACGACTGGCATCGTCACGACATCGATGACAATGGTTTGGAGTTCCCTTTTTCCAACATTAAGGAAGGGGAGATCTCTCGCTTCCCGCACGCCCTTTTAGAAATCAAAGTGAGAGGCGACAACCAGCGCAGAGCCAGCAGGGAGTGGATCGCAGACTTGATGTCTTCTCACCTGCTGAAAGAGGCGCCACGCTTCTCCAAATTTGTACATGGGATAGCTCAGCTCTTCGAAGACCAAGTGAACAGCTTCCCTTTCTGGCTTAGCGACCTGGATACCGATATTCGTCGTGACCCCGAGATAGCTTTCCAAGAAGAACAGGAAAAGATCGCTAGGCGTGCCGAAGACCAGATGGCCGTAGGTAGCTTCTTGGGAAGCAAGACGCCGGTCGCTCAGCCCGTGGTGGGATCTCCAATCGGTAGGGTTATCTCCGAAGAATCATCTGAGCATGCAAGACCTCGGTCTCTCCAAAGGATAGAGCCACAGCCCATTCCAGATGCAGTTGCTATgcaggaagaagaagaagaggaagaaggggAATCAGTGGAGCAACAACGACAGCCCCAGTCAGAGCAGTTACCAGCTCAACCCAGTTCAAGGGCCTATGGTCTCCGCTCAAAACTATCCCGGTACGCCCGCGCCCACCGACAACGCACAGCACCCCTCCCTCCGGGCGTTTACGCACCGGGGACGTGGATCAAGGATTCCGGTCCCGTCCGAGTTGAAGCTAAAGTCTGGCTCGCCAATCAACGGACATTTATAAAGTGGCAGCACATTTCCATTCTCCTCGCGGCATTATCTCTCGGGCTCTATAACGCTGCCGGCCCATCGAACTCTATTGCACGGATATTAGCCGTCGTATACACCTGTTTTGCGATTTTCGCCTGCGGATGGGGTTGGGGTATGTATATCTGGAGATCGAAGCTGATTCGACAGAGAAGCGGGCGAGATTTCGACAACATTGCGGGGCCGTTGATAGTTTGCCTTGGGCTAGCGGTAGCACTAGTGTTGAATTTCTGGTTTAAGGTGAGTTATATTTAATTTCCCCTTGGCCATTTTATATCCTTATGCTCCGTCCGAAGTATATGCGAAAAGGTCTCGTTTACTTGCATACATACTGTTGCCCTATGTTACACAGATGGGCTTTTGGCTTTGCCAAATAAGTGTTGTGTCACAAAACGAACAAGCATGGTCGGCGACCAATGATGCCTGAGCTGAGAAACACGTTGCAACTCATCTAGCTCCATTCGCTTATCGagccctttctttttttttaaagtcGCACAAAAATACTAACGGACCAAACCAAAATAGTATGCAACAGTATGGAATGTAAAACATCCTCTCCCACAAGCTGGTGCCTCTGTGGTTGCCACGAATGCTTCGATCGCTGCGAATCCAGCAGAGGAAGCGGTTTTGCAGTTTGTTAAGCAGGTTGGAAGCTCTTGATTGCCCAATAGGAGTAGGATGATGGCACGAAATTTGTCTCAGCCGAAATGATGTGGACATGACATGATGCGAGAAATCAGCCCGGGCCTCTCTGATCTaaaccctttttttttcttcatGGATATATATGATAAATTGTCAGATATGGAGGCCAAACAGTAAATCAATGTATGCGATTGTCACTTGAGctcatctctctctctctttttttttcgcaAAAAGTCATCACCGCTCACATTTCACACCGAGTCCGTTGCCAGGTTAAAAGCCACTTACAACGCGAAGAAGGACAGAAGGACAGATGCACTCCTACAAGACGTTCCATTATTCGAAACTTACACTGCACCGGGTCAAAATAAGAAGGAGAAATCAAGCAGCCAAAACCAGACGATGATGCAGTCACA
This window harbors:
- a CDS encoding uncharacterized protein (EggNog:ENOG410PK1M~COG:G~TransMembrane:11 (n17-24c29/30o83-105i117-135o141-162i174-195o207-229i279-301o321-341i348-367o373-394i414-432o438-457i)~BUSCO:8754at33183) encodes the protein MAAMKVAAPQRKRILKVLFTSLLLDLLTAAKISFTFILPLFPSLLTFYLQRDPSPTSLLNRILHYLNAYKNAFAKPIDSRYDVVLLGGALGSLFSFLQAIAAPFIGHISDKKGRRTALLWSMMGNIASVVLWVAATDFRTFLGSRIVGGLSEGNVQIANAIATDISDENQRGGTMALVGACFSIAFTFGPAIGAALANVTAVTDNPFAVAAGCSLLLILVETVYIYFCLPETHPRYSKLVDKKPSPEESLQKQPVDKAHSDKRETTPSCPRKYTNNPSLLNITHFLFLLPFSGLEFSLPFLTATLYSQISPAHSAANPSALNGRLLSVMGLLSSLLQGSIVRRLPPLLTVRIGVLTCTLSFFFLARISSLSGLYAAGCLLAVTSATVVTGLNSLGSLEAGEGDRGVFLGRLRSWGQAGRATGPMLFCTLFWWGGREVAYNVGAVAMLGVCAVVFGALKSPVSGNKIGKR
- a CDS encoding uncharacterized protein (EggNog:ENOG410PNIX~COG:S~BUSCO:10213at33183) — translated: MSSPAVSNAPQVDSKSSKKKRGKAEAAAAPSTPPVQEPTTSTEAPVNGASHEFPFLKELQKSLRNATKKLNATAKVDAIIAENPGVSLDDLVTSKKINADQKAQVLKKPVLQENIASIEEQLSQFKQYGAYYNDRLEKQKEELDKAHKEELDSIKQDVVAETLQAAEKDFRERLLTLSKFLRAAAAMRRSGDETSSDSRAFEGSLFQVYGGTPEAVDAMNKLIQGADEKVPGVEGELLEVPYSRVKQASLDYMPPTEATWTEEAQQPTESAPVAETIQTTDPTLANAGMTELQDQTLMAQAPTSNGVTSAPSQPAETVPAQTVVTNGAANPMAQAAWEPQASITTSQVGEEWVDVETPLKTAEAPPASTQEGPQLPSQFANSWAEDVPVRLPAPAEETQPGDGFERVVHHARQNSGRGRGFRNRGPRGDGHRGRGHFRGDRGEFRGRGRGRGDFRSGRGRGSYHNQGGEAAPAQ
- a CDS encoding uncharacterized protein (EggNog:ENOG410PS30), with translation MVVAPKLYPRATVKRIVKAHTRKNLSKNADILIFLDYMLFMKELMREASITSKKSGEATISAKSIRRVTEGTLRKFKG
- the VTC2 gene encoding Phosphate metabolism transcription protein (EggNog:ENOG410PFJD~COG:O,P,U~TransMembrane:3 (i667-685o691-711i732-752o)~BUSCO:1783at33183), whose protein sequence is MRFGKTLKSSIYAPWKDHYIDYHKLKRLLREHEPKSDGADTQWTEDDEENFVQELVNIQLDKVNAFQVQTYKQLRDRTSECEATLEPLTLDADVSHIEEQQRETIAREALEKLDGIIKELSELEKFSRINFTGFLKAAKKHDRRRGARYRVRPLLQVRLSQLPFNSEDYSPLLYRLSAMYSYVRQILDFSPGHVRDMPTVDAHLGHDVYTSHKFWVHVDNIMEVKTYILRRLPVLLYNPNTSKELDLGQGDPTITSLYFDNPRFDLYTKKIQRSTGAGSLRLRWTGKLQDKPEMFLEKKVMGESGSSREVRISLKQKHIQSFLEGNYKMEKIINRMQRQENVNQDRINALKSDIEEIQSFIQQNQLQPMVRANYTRTAFQIPGDDRVRISLDTDLALIREDSLNLEHPCRNPDDWHRHDIDDNGLEFPFSNIKEGEISRFPHALLEIKVRGDNQRRASREWIADLMSSHLLKEAPRFSKFVHGIAQLFEDQVNSFPFWLSDLDTDIRRDPEIAFQEEQEKIARRAEDQMAVGSFLGSKTPVAQPVVGSPIGRVISEESSEHARPRSLQRIEPQPIPDAVAMQEEEEEEEGESVEQQRQPQSEQLPAQPSSRAYGLRSKLSRYARAHRQRTAPLPPGVYAPGTWIKDSGPVRVEAKVWLANQRTFIKWQHISILLAALSLGLYNAAGPSNSIARILAVVYTCFAIFACGWGWGMYIWRSKLIRQRSGRDFDNIAGPLIVCLGLAVALVLNFWFKYATVWNVKHPLPQAGASVVATNASIAANPAEEAVLQFVKQVGSS